In a genomic window of Bacillota bacterium:
- a CDS encoding GHKL domain-containing protein, whose protein sequence is MYSKPVERLIILLMIETFLILLAARVVAFYNHQITISDLLIIFVAVCNYLIVVLVIKWLFNMDFVTQKLNMHSEAAEEALRLIRSERHEFVNHLHSVYGLMVTGEHEEAAQYLKNVGTDCRFNSWLLSIPNAPLRVLLENKRGMASTRGIAFTLEVQSDMKLFHMGSKDITTVFGNILDNAIAAVTEHDNNTQKEIKFTIVETSGSYHFSIMNSGPAIDEKIAGKMFEDGFSTKGNYRGYGLALVRKTVNSYGGRVLYSEEDKSFWISIPKSQTNHSLPGAIS, encoded by the coding sequence ATGTATTCCAAACCGGTTGAGCGATTAATCATATTGTTAATGATCGAAACCTTCTTAATTTTATTGGCGGCCAGAGTTGTGGCCTTTTACAACCATCAGATCACTATATCGGACCTTTTAATTATATTTGTGGCTGTTTGTAATTATCTGATAGTAGTGCTGGTTATCAAGTGGCTGTTTAATATGGATTTTGTAACCCAAAAACTTAATATGCACTCAGAAGCTGCAGAAGAGGCACTGCGGTTAATCCGTAGTGAAAGGCATGAATTTGTTAACCACCTGCATTCTGTCTATGGTTTAATGGTTACCGGAGAGCATGAAGAGGCTGCGCAGTATTTGAAAAATGTAGGAACAGATTGCCGCTTTAACAGCTGGCTTTTGAGCATTCCCAATGCCCCGCTGCGGGTGCTGCTGGAGAATAAGAGGGGTATGGCAAGTACCAGGGGCATTGCTTTTACACTGGAAGTACAAAGCGACATGAAGCTTTTTCATATGGGATCCAAGGATATCACCACAGTATTTGGTAATATACTGGATAACGCCATAGCAGCAGTAACTGAACACGATAACAATACTCAAAAAGAAATTAAATTTACCATAGTGGAGACAAGCGGTTCTTATCATTTTTCCATAATGAATTCCGGGCCGGCCATTGATGAGAAGATTGCAGGAAAGATGTTTGAAGATGGGTTTTCAACTAAAGGAAACTACCGAGGGTATGGACTGGCCCTGGTTAGGAAAACTGTCAATTCTTACGGGGGCAGAGTACTGTACAGTGAGGAAGATAAGAGCTTTTGGATTTCCATTCCTAAGAGCCAAACTAACCACAGCCTGCCTGGTGCAATATCATAA
- a CDS encoding response regulator transcription factor → MRVIIADDNHAELKYIKQLLSQENDVEIISEAYNGEDALKAINNYNPDVAFLDITMPGMSGVALAREIDETVFTVFITAHNEFALDAFEIGSVDYLLKPVTPERLKLSLKRIRERLSSKPNAKISVNVKGEIVSIATDKIIFIETVPLGKKVSICTTNSKYIVAGKLAGFEKQLRHLGFARCHKSFIVNVDRIKRLIPTGDKTYTAVMQGSDQEVLVSRKYAPVVKSML, encoded by the coding sequence GTGCGGGTAATTATTGCCGATGATAACCACGCAGAATTAAAGTACATAAAACAATTGCTTAGTCAAGAAAATGATGTTGAGATTATCAGCGAGGCTTACAATGGCGAGGATGCATTAAAAGCCATTAATAATTATAACCCTGACGTAGCATTTTTGGATATAACCATGCCCGGGATGTCCGGAGTGGCCCTGGCAAGAGAAATAGATGAAACAGTTTTTACTGTCTTTATCACAGCCCACAATGAATTTGCTTTGGATGCATTTGAGATTGGGTCAGTGGATTATTTATTGAAACCGGTTACTCCTGAAAGATTAAAGCTTAGCTTAAAGCGCATCAGGGAGAGGCTTTCGTCAAAACCGAACGCAAAAATTTCAGTTAATGTTAAAGGTGAAATAGTCTCAATTGCCACAGACAAAATTATTTTTATTGAAACGGTTCCTCTGGGTAAAAAAGTCTCCATATGTACAACAAACAGTAAGTATATTGTTGCCGGGAAGCTAGCAGGTTTTGAAAAACAGCTAAGGCACCTGGGCTTTGCCCGTTGTCATAAAAGTTTTATTGTAAATGTAGATAGAATAAAAAGACTAATACCTACCGGTGACAAAACTTACACAGCAGTTATGCAGGGGTCTGATCAAGAGGTGCTGGTGAGCAGGAAATATGCTCCGGTGGTCAAGTCTATGCTTTAA